The proteins below come from a single Alphaproteobacteria bacterium genomic window:
- a CDS encoding ABC transporter ATP-binding protein, producing MIEVESLSKHFGPIKAVDNVSFTVRPGEVLGFLGPNGAGKSTTMRTIVGFLPPTSGRAKVCGFDVAEQPIEAKKRIGYLPEGAPLYADMTPASFLRFIAAARGFSGAEAKRRISVAADRTQIGSVFDRPIDTLSKGYKRRVGLAQALLHDPEVLILDEPTDGLDPNQKHEVRTLITEMAPRKTIVISTHILEEVAAVCTRAIVIAGGRVVADSTPGELEGRSRRHNAVALRLRGIVAHEARAGLAGLPGVGGIDEIAVCDSIVDLRLYSKDGRPMVAEVSRFIHERGWTVEEIHVEHGQLDEVFRVITAGQE from the coding sequence ATGATCGAAGTCGAGTCCCTTTCCAAGCATTTCGGGCCGATCAAGGCCGTCGACAATGTGAGCTTTACCGTTCGACCGGGCGAGGTGCTTGGATTCCTTGGGCCAAACGGTGCCGGCAAATCGACCACGATGAGGACGATCGTCGGATTTCTTCCACCGACGAGCGGCCGTGCAAAGGTTTGCGGATTCGACGTGGCCGAGCAGCCGATCGAGGCCAAGAAGCGAATTGGCTACCTCCCCGAGGGGGCCCCGCTTTACGCGGACATGACGCCCGCAAGCTTCCTTCGCTTCATCGCTGCAGCGCGCGGTTTCTCGGGCGCGGAAGCGAAGCGGCGCATCTCGGTAGCCGCCGATCGCACGCAAATCGGCAGCGTCTTCGATCGGCCGATCGACACCCTCTCGAAGGGTTATAAGCGGCGCGTAGGGCTTGCCCAAGCACTTCTTCACGATCCGGAAGTTCTTATCCTCGACGAGCCGACCGACGGCCTCGATCCCAACCAGAAGCACGAGGTGCGCACGCTGATTACGGAGATGGCGCCGCGCAAGACGATCGTCATCTCGACCCATATCCTCGAGGAAGTGGCGGCGGTGTGCACGCGTGCGATCGTGATAGCGGGCGGCCGTGTCGTCGCCGACTCAACGCCGGGCGAGCTCGAAGGGCGCTCTCGCCGTCACAACGCGGTCGCACTGCGGCTGCGCGGAATCGTCGCGCACGAGGCCCGTGCGGGGCTTGCCGGCTTGCCCGGTGTTGGCGGCATCGACGAGATCGCGGTGTGCGATTCGATCGTCGACCTGCGACTCTACTCAAAGGACGGCCGGCCGATGGTTGCAGAAGTGAGCCGCTTCATCCACGAGCGTGGTTGG